In Oryzias melastigma strain HK-1 linkage group LG6, ASM292280v2, whole genome shotgun sequence, the DNA window ACCCAACTGTTGTTTGGTGCCCACTGACTGTGCATCTAACGACTTGGCTGGAAAATCCAATGCAGCAGCAATGGGCTCCTGTGGTGAATACACCAGATTAATCCCCCGGATAATTGCAAACAAGAATGAACTTGGACAAATACTCCACAAACCTGCTGGGAAGCTTCAACAAATGATGCTGAATAATTAAAAACTCTTTGGGATCAGCGAATAAAACAACTGAATTTTAACAGACGAGTGGAGCAGGAAAGCAcctgaaatgtgtaaaaaaaacatgaaaggtAATCACAGAGCAATATTcttgagaataaaataaatgtttgcttttttgcatTTACCACACTTTCTCAAGACATCTCTAAtttgttttggttaaaactgACAGAATTTCTCAGAATTTTAACTGTGAAGTGAGCATCAATCTGACTCACTGATGTGGTTGCTGCTGTTCTTTTGAAccataacaggaaaaaaaatatgggaaCAACAATGTAATCTATcatttttcccctttatttctgagtatgtGGTTATCAAATTATTTCATCCTTCAGATTGGGTGTAATTACTGAGTTGCCATCTTTCCTTTTCATGTACTTTTTCAAGCTTAAACAGGCTTTGTGTCTCCATCAGGCCACCTGGATGAGGCAAGTGTGCAGATGGATATGAGGAGCTGTGGATGAGTGTGTTGTggtaaaaaagttgtttgttttggggtttGCTAGTGGATTCTAACATACAACTGTTACAACCGCTCTTTGGGGTCGAccttgttttaacattttttttttgtcagctgtGTGTCTCAGCTGGCTCCAGATGACAGTTGGGATTCCATGGCAGGATGGGTATAAATACCCCTCACAATGGAGCTTTCCCAGTCGATGAAACCACAGCTCCTCATTACAGATGCTCCAAGCTGCAACAGACTTGCCGACGTACATGGTGTATGCAGCGCGGAGGCGTCTGGCTCCAGGGCTTCCCTTGTGCTCCCATGCGGAAAGGGCCCCCCAAGGGAGCTGACGCCAGCTGACACTGAAAAACAAGGTAAGGGCCCAGCTGATATACACAAGCATAGAGGCTCAGCTGTGTGTTTAGATGAGGGTTCAGacaaagagacagaaaataGAGGAGATTGACAGATTCAAGCCTCTGAGGGAGCAAGCAGCGAGAACACTAAAAGATGGATAAACGGACTGTTCTCTGGTGTGTGTGCAGTACAAGTGAAATGGTAAGACCCTCAGATGcttgaatactttttttgttagagCTTGAGAACTGCTGGTGAAGCTTTCATTATGTGGGAGGAGATGAAATAAGATCCATAAGAAAAGCAGTATTATTGATCGCAGGCGTTCTGTGTCATAGGAGGGGCTGCCTGGTGAATTATTACCCTTGAATTGACCAATGctgtttctgaataaaaaaaactttatgatgTTTATTCAATAATAGCTTTCCTTTTCTCTCCTCATCTATTTAGTCAATATTTGTTTGTTATAAAAGAGgtccctgattttttttctaagctctTGAAACGGCTTCCACTGCTCTAAATTTGGCTCCAGCCTAGAAAAAGacgaaaaaaatgatttacagtCTTGTTGGAAGTTTGATTGTCCACTTAGAAAACCTGatgttgaagagaaaaaaaaagaaactccaaGAGGGATGGGTGTGAAGACTAGGAAAATGTAGATTTTCATGTTGTATTGATCGTCCAGTTCTTGTCTTGTGCATTTAACACAAGATCTAAGGGCCACTTTTGGTAAAATACAACAGTGGAGGTCACAGCTCACTGCCCACTTTTCAGGGGGATTTCAGGGTGCATGACGCATTAATTTGACAGGAATCAAGTAAAGCTCTTCGATTGTATCGCGGGCTCAACACTAAGACTACATGAAGGTCAACTCCTCATGAACCTTTAAGTCTTCTCAGTGTATCATTATCTCATGGACAGGTGGGATTATTTTCAGACTTTGCTGTATGTCAAATTATCTTCTCCtgtcttctcctcctctctccagggagaaatatctttttttcatcatgGCGGGAAGAAGCCTGGAGACAGATGGCCCCAGATCCGCGGTGCCTGATGAGCTCCATCCTCCGCACTCCGAGTACTCTCAGTGGAAGTTTAAGCTGTTTAGGGTGAAGTCCATGGAGAGGGCCCCTCTTCCCAGTGAGACACAGTCTGAGTTAGGAGCCACGCCGGCCGTCTCAGCTCCAGCGGTTTCTGATAAAGAGACTGGTTTTGGTGAGGCTCCTGCCAGTGTTATGAAACTGTGCCTTGGGGGGAAAAGTAAGGAGAATGTGGAGGGTCCTGGCAGGCGTGTGGATATGAAGCTTCAGGAAATGGACACCCACATGAACCACCTCAGGTGATTAGATGCCACAGTTcagttttttccccctttatgatttgcttttaaaagtcTAACCACGcgagtttgttgttttctgtgcaGGTGTTTGTGCCGCATCTGTGGCACGGCCCTGAGGAAAGTCAAAGGACCAGTGCATGAAGTTCATGGCAAGCTGGAGGAGACAAGCAAATGTGCGCTGCGTAAAATGGGATGCAAGTTCACAAGCTGGCCTCAGATCATCCTGAGCGTCTTCAAAGTGGACGTGACAGAAGACGCAGAGTCCATTCACCCGCTCTTCTTCTGCCACCGCTGCTGTATGGTCGCCATACGAGGAGGGGGGGTTTGTAGCTTCACCAGAACAAAAATTCCTGAATGGAAGCCTCATTCCTCCCACTGCCATCTTTGCTATCCAAAGAAAATTTCCTTCCAAAGAACaggaagaaaaaggagaaaagtcaTTCCCAGAGCGCAGAGTCTGGCAAAAAGGAGCAGATGGGACCACAGTGACAGCGTTTCTCTCGAGAAGAAAGGCCTGAGCCAATATGGAGAACGTCAAGGTCCTGTGCTGAGAGCGTGGAGGAAAGCGGGCCTCCAGAGGGAGCAGTGGGTCAGGAGTATCACACACTGCCAAAAAGAGCACCTAAGCACCAAGCTGATCTCTGAAAAACTTCCTGTGGACTTCATCATCTCCCTCACCTGCCTCGTGTGTGACCACTTACTCTGTGACCCAGTTCAATCCCCCTGTGGGCATCTCTTCTGCCGCAGCTGTATTATGAAATTAACCCACGTTCTGGGACCTCACTGCCCCGCCTGCAACTTTTCCTGTACCCCAGATGATCTCATCCCTCCACCCAAAACCTTTCTATCAGCCCTGCATTCCCTGCTCCTGCTCTGCCCTTCTGACGGTTGTGACGAAGAAGTCCGACTCGATTCGATTAAAGCCCACTGTCTGAGCCACAAATTGGAAAACGGAGCAAATCGACAGACATTAGAGTTTGACAACTACCTGCTTGCTAATAAAGGCGGAAGACCCCGCCAGCACCTGCTGTCACTGACCCGCCGGGCTCAGAAGCACCGGCTGAGGGACCTGAAGACCCAGGTGAAGGAATTTGCGGACAAAGAAGAGGGCGGCGATGTCAAGTCCGTTTGTTTGACCCTGTTCCTGCTTGCACTGAGATCCTCGAATGAGCATCGGCAGGCAGATGAGCTGGAGGCCATGATGCAAGGTAAGGAGCTATTTTTAGCCTTTTGTTCAGCCAACACAGACCTGCACGGCCACGGAAAAGGGGCACAGACGAATGTTAATTAAGATGGTGTTTGCTCTTTAATATTTCCACCTACCTCTGAGGAATACAGTCATCTCATAAATAACAATGAGTTTAAAAGTTCACTGTGGAAGGGAGAGAAAATTGTTTTCTCTCTCTGGAGTTTgaatagaaaaacatttcattattgTCCATCTCTGTCTATTGAGGCACTGCTATTACATGCGCAAACCCTGCCACACTTTAAGTCGTCTTGTCTGTCAGTCTCTCATTCTCAGTCTCCCTTTAATGCACAATAACAGCTCTTGTGAAGGGGCTGTTAGAATCAAAACAACATAAGCAGCCCTTGTATCTGCAAATTACACAGACAGCACCATCCTCCTCTCTGGGGAATAGAAGGCAGCTGGTGTCTATTTTCATCTGGAGGCAATACATCACTTTTGCCAGCTTCACTGATTTACcaccttttctcttctttcattTGGAAATTAGGAAGTATTGGATTTTGCAATCATAGGCTGGTGTGCTTCTGACAATGCTGCAGTCATATTTGGATGTTAAATTTGCAATTTCTGCTGGATCATTGAAGAAATAACTGCAAATTTGGGAAATTGATGGACGGAAATGCCAGTTTTAGCATTAATTTGACAACTATTGGAAATACTCTTCTGTGTCCTTTCCTCTtgatttattaactgtttttattttgtgactttCTCCAAAAAAATTTCGTGCTTTAATTTTCTCCCCTTTTCAATTTCTCCCTGTGCAGGCAGAGGATTCGGTTTGAGTCCCGCTGTGTGTTTGGCTATCCGGGTCAACACTTTCCTGAGCTGCAGCCAGTATCATAAGATGTACCGCACTGTCAAAGCCACAAGTGGACGCCAGATCTTTCAGCCCTTGCACACTCTCCGAGCCGCCGAGAAGGAGCTCCTGCCTGGCTTTCACCTTTTTGAATGGCAGCCAGCCCTCAAAAACGTGTCTACATCTTGCAATGTTGGCATTATTAATGGACTCTCCGGGTGGACGTCATCCGTTGATGATTGCCCAGCTGACACCATCACTCGGCGTTTTCGCTATGATGTGGCACTGGTGGCAGCTTTGAAGGATCTGGAGGAGGACATCATGGATGGGCTGAGAGAGAGCGGGATGGAAGACAGCGCTTGCACCTCAGGCTTTAGCGTTTTGATCAAAGAGTGCTGTGATGGCATGGGTGATGTCAGCGAGAAACACGGTGGGGGACCAGCTGTTCCTGAGAAAGCTGTCCGCTTCTCTTTCACTATAATGTCTATATCTGTCCAAGCAGAAGACGGAGACGAAGAAGTGACTGTTTTCACGGAGCCTAAGCCAAACTCAGAGCTGTCCTGCAAGCCCCTTTGCTTAATGTTTGTTGATGAGTCAGACCACGAGACTCTCACAGCCATCCTGGGGCCGATAGTTGCAGAGCGAGATTCAATGAAACACAGCAGGCTCATCTTGTCCATTGGAGGCCTGCAACGCTCCTTTCGCTTCCACTTTAGGGGCACGGGTTACGATGAGAAAATGGTGCGTGAAATGGAGGGCCTGGAGGCCTCGGGGTCAACTTATGTTTGCACACTGTGTGACTCCAGCCGCGCAGAGGCTGCTCAGAACATGGTCTTACACTCCATCACTCGCAGTCACGACGAGAATCTTGAACGCTATGAAATATGGAGAACCAACCCCTATTCTGAGTCTGCTGATGAGCTGCGGGACAGAGTCAAAGGCGTGTCTGCCAAGCCGTTCCTGGAGACGCAGCCCACGCTGGACGCATTACACTGCGACATCGGCAATGCCACAGAGTTTTACAAAATCTTCCAGGACGAGATCGGAGAAGTGTACAAAAAGGTCAACCCCAGTCGAGAGGAACGGCGGAGCTGGAGGGCAGCCTTAGATAAACAGCTGAGGAAGAGCATGAAGCTCAAGCCAATAATGAGGATGAATGGAAATTACGCCCGCAAGCTAATGACCATGGAGGCTGTGGAGGTGGTGTGTGAGCTGGTGCCATCAGAGGAGAGAAGAGAGGCTCTCAGGGAGCTGATGAAGCTTTACCTTCAGATGAAGCCAGTGTGGCGGGCCACGTGCCCAGCCAAGGAGTGCCCCGACCAGCTGTGTCGCTACAGCTTCAACTCCCAGCGTTTTGCTGACCTCCTCTCCTCTACCTTCAAATACAGGTACAacggaaaaataacaaattaccTGCACAAGACCCTGGCTCATGTGCCCGAAATCATAGAGAGAGATGGGTCCATAGGGGCCTGGGCCAGTGAGGGAAACGAGTCGGCAAATAAACTTTTCCGGCGCTTCAGGAAGATGAATGCTCGTCAGTCAAAGGCCTTTGAGCTGGAGGACGTCCTGAAGCACCACTGGCTCTACACTTCCAAGTTCCTGCAGAAGTTTATGGAGGCTCACAAGGACTCTGCTAAAGCTTTCCAGGCCACCATCGACCCAGTGGAGACCCTAGATGAGGCCACTATCGACCCAGTAGAGACCCTAGATGAGGACATGTCTCTTGAAGTTCctgatttatgatttttatccCAACAAACCTTTGATTAATTCCATTTTAGTTTCATCTTTGCTCATTATGTTTTGGTCagtattttcttttcaactCCTTGAGTTAAATActggttcatttttttcaaatttcttctAAATCTTGTTTGGATTTTGTGTATCTTGGTGAATGTCACCGTTTTATTAGAGTGCTTAGTGAGTTACTCATGTTTTATGCTTGAAATGTATATGTtttcaaaagtcattttatttcctAACGCATCtgacttgttttctttcttgcttGTAAATTCTTTTACTTCAAACTATCTTCAAAGAAACCAAAGttctctgcattttttcatGCTCTTCTTTTTGTAATCTTTGCCATGTGAAATATGGTGCAATTTATTGTGTTGCAAGGGCATGAcagatttatgaatttttacAGAGCGAATATTTATGGAAACAGATGAAAGAGCTGCAAGTCCTGAAgtgaaattgtgttaaaaagatcTTGTTTGTGGCCACTGTTTTAATGTATCATTTTAGCTGGTGGGAAATGCAATCACAGAGACCcaaatgttctttgttttatgaGGGGCCTCTAAAAAAGATTACTTTAGTGCTTTATCTTAGGTCCCTGAGGGCCAGAATAGATGCTTGGTCACTTTGAAGTAATTCTTTTCTTTATCTCTCTTAGTTTTTGCACAGTAGAGGATAGATGATgccttttttaatcttttttaataaagtatataCTGACCTTTTTATTGgtagaaaaatacagaatggTCCATTACGATGTTTAATGCTCCATGGACCTGAAAAAGgagaggatgttttttttttagacctctgtttcattttttgtaaccGTCTCTGCTGACAGAGGAGAGCGATGGGCGGAAGCCAAAGAGACCTTGAATAAACTGATTTGTTggcaacttttatttatttgattgattgattacaCTGTCTTTTCGTGCTCGCACCATTTTGAATTGTGACGGGTAATTTTGCTTTCTTATTTGATTGAatacttgattttattttactgtcataAGTTTGACTAGATGTCTGTGatgaaatattcacattttaccCCATGGTTGTCAGCCAGTCCTGCAATAACATCATTTTTGAGCAAGTTTCATTGGAGTTTGTCTCACGTCTGTTTTTGCAGTAATGAATTGCATTTCTAAActaatggatgatggatgattcTGAAAATTCCAATTCTTCACATTTCAGaatgttttccttattttatgCTTCCACACCTGCAGCATTTATCAGTGAAGGGTTTACTGGGATTGCAGCAGGGATCCTCTGGTGACTTTTATTTACAGGCAATACAACAATATCACACTAATCAGTTATTTTCTGTGcacatttattcattattttcattttgtatgtGCAGTTAATGCACTACACAAAGCCACACATCCACAATCAAAATGATGAGATATTTTTTGGATGATGGAGTTTGTGCATTTAATGTTTactaatgttttaaataaagagaaaaaaaacatgacttctTGCTCTTGAGTTCttattttggctgttttagtGTCTTCAGTGTTTGATGGTTGCATAAAGGTGCACTCACaacttttttataaagaattaaaaaaacaggatttgcaGCCCtatgaagctgaaatatgaacataaaaaataaatgtgtaatttaataTATATCAACTCAATCATCTTTATTTCATTCTAAAATATCTTGTGACAggttaactatttttaaactaGTGCTAAGATAAATCAaaatttgttaaagttttcaaatggcattccctaaattgggctgcacggtggcgcagtggttagcgctcttgcctcacagcgagaaggccccggttcgaatcccggctgggacctttctgtgtggagtttgaatgttctccccgtgcatgcgtgggttttctccgggggactccggcttcctcccaccgtccaaaatcatgcttcataggttaattggtgactctaaattgcccctaggtgtggatgtgagagtgaatgggtgtgtgattgaggccctgcgacggactggcgacctgtccagggtgtaccccgccttcgcccatcagtagccgggataggctccggcacccccgtgaccccgaaagggacacagcggtcaggaagatggatggatggcattcCCTAAATTAAACGGTCACGCAGCGACCTAGTTGCctctttttcagcaaattcaacaGGAGGTGTTAGAAGCTGCTCGCTCGAATGctcaagacaataataatattcccccctctcgggttaatgcaaGACAACCTTCAtcctcagtcacagagacacagaaacacagcagaagcggctgtcattaATTTTAGCTGGTTGATAACTTTGtaatatttaggatttttggtcttctaaaaattaattgacttattttaatcaacatttatttttgcactttattattcaagatttttgttttccactttggTGGTTTGTCCATGGCAGTTTTTTCTTAGGGTTGCATGCATCCAAACTTTTTTCATGACAGAACACAACTGAAACTATTCAAGCCAATGAATCAAATCCTGCCACACATGAAACATTCCACCAGTTGCCATGCAACCACCAGATTTGGACACGTTGCTATTCTCACCCTGACACTCTTCTTATAGAAGTGAACTAGTTTATTAAAAGAGGCTAGACCAGCCCGGTAAAATGTCAAGCCTCCACTGGGCAGACTGGCCATCATATTTCACTGAATAATGAGTCTGCTTTAATTTTGTTGTGGGTCAGTCCTTGGAGAACAGAAAACATGATTCTGGAGATACCATGGCTGCATATGCAGCCATCACAATGAAGTCACCAGTTTCTGGAAGCTGCTGAGGGTGGAGCCTGGCCAGCAACAAAGGGGTCTCAGCTGGACTAAGTTGCCTTActtaggcccaatctgaattcttccctcctCCCTTCCTCTTTATTTGAAGGAGGAGTTTTagtccaaatgtgtttttttaatccgaccctccaaacagagggataAAAAGTTCTCCTTCGCGAGGCTAAACCGCATCACgctgagaagtgcttttcttcacgtaGGTGCGCCctgaagcacagacgtttacatttaaatgtaagtaatgactttttgttgcagcacacgctttttaaagttacaaaaccactgtttttatgtatattcaagtgctTGAAGCTCCGGActaacgctagcggaccagCAATTATTAGTAACGTCTTTGACAAAGAGACGTCTGAAATATAAGATACACCTTTTTCATAACTCTAAGTTTGGAGGGctaatgaaggggaagggagaagggaataaTTCGGATTGAGCCTTGGACTCACCCACTGTACAGACAGTTTTATTTACCCCTTTCTTAAGATTTGCTAAATGATGTTGCCATCTTAAATTAAAGTTAGTTAAGAATTGATTTAGTCTTTGTGATAGTTTCCTATGGTATCCAGCTATCTGCTAGTATATATTagtatatatatagtatataaaaTGGAAGGAGAAAATCTTCTCgctttaaaatctactggaatatcgttgattgtgttaatggttgaaaagttacagggtgaggagctcaatcacccggagagagctcggagtagagccgcttctcctcagccagttgaggtggttcgggcatctgatgcctcctggatgcctccctggtgaggtgttccaggcatgccccactgggcggaggcgccggagaagacccaggacacactggagagactatgtttctcggctggcctgggaacgtctcggggtccccccagaagaggtggaggaagtggccgggcagatggaagtctgggcatctttgcttagactgctgcccccacgacccggtcccggatgaagcggaggaagatggatggatggatggagttcaTTAAACACCAGCAGCActgtttaaattatttagatTTCTACTTACAGTACTTGCGGTAAATAGAAAGAAACTAATGGCAATACAAATAAACcaaccaacattttaaaatactttattttaatgacaaaGAACAATACAGTGCAAAAGACTGATTTTACAGGAtctataaaaacaatgtttcaaaacaaaaccaaggAACTTCAAATGATTCAATATAATTTCTTAAACAGGcaagaaatacacagaagaaacagattgttttaattcttctatattatttattataaatatatgcaTCTGATGcatgatacttttttttaacaagtctgTTAAAAAAGCCTTTTGAAGAAGCGCTTTTTGCTTGGGGACATTTTGATCATCagagtttttctgtctttcaccTTCATGGGTGTGCGTTTCAGGGGCATGGTTTGTCGAGGTGGGGTCATCTCCTGGTAGGGCAGGCCTCCGTGATCCAGACAGAAGTACTTTTTGTTGCCTTGAGAAAGCTTAACTAACAGGGTCTCTGACAGCTCCATGCATTGGGCGTGGACCCagtgacccccctcccccctggaGCAGAAGATCATGGCGGGGCGGTGGAGCTCTGTGGAGTAGTATGGCTCCCACGTGTTGGGGTCCACCTGACAGCCCAGGCAGCATTTGATCCAGTAGCCTGTTTGTGACTCGTCCTCCTCATCGTCTTCGTTGTAGGTGTCCTCCTCTCCGTCGCTGCTGTCCTCCAGCTCATGTGGCTCCCGACCAAAGTAGAGCTCCTCTGAGTCTTCAAGCGGGGTAGAATTGTCATAATCTGTTGACTCCTGGCTGCAGGCCTGGAGTCCTTCTTCATCCTGGCCTTCTCCATCTGTTTGGAAGCTCACATGATAAAAATAATGCGTGTCCGGCTGGGACGGGCGTCCTTCAGTGGGAACAGCCAGTAGGATGCGACCTTCTCCAGAGCTCCCCCCAAACCAGGTGCGACTATGAATAATATCTGGAGTCCACTTGGGTGGGTCTAGAGTCTCAAAGTGGATTCCCTTCACATCCAATACAACAGCGCTGCACTCCATCCTCTTCTGAGAGTCTGACTGATATCCCCCCAAGATGACGTATCTGTGAGCGGGACCTGTGCGAGTGATTATGGCACTAGAGATGGACAAGCTCGTGTCCAGGGTCTCGCAGGACAGCAGCGGGCTGCCCTGCAGGAGCTCGACACGCAGGCGATACAGACGAGGTGGACGTGAGTCGGAGGAGAGTGAGTGGCCCCCGATGAAGTACACGCTGTCCTCTCTGGAAAGAGCCAAATGGAACGACTGTCCATCACTGAGCTCCGGTAGAGTGTGAGCAGAGGAGCACCCAAACTCAAGGTCAAAGAGGAAAACCTGGGGAGGACAGTCGACAACACTGTTCCAGCTCTCAGTGGTTCGTTCTCCTACTGGCATGTAGGACCTCCCGCCAAACAACACGCATGCTGTCTTTCCCCGGCTTTGAACCATGCTCATGGTGTGGCCGTACCGAGCCCCCGGCACATCTCCCACCAGCTCCTTCTCAATGCACTTAAGGGTCAGTTTGCGGTTGCAACCACGGCTGTCCACAGTCAGCAGGTACAGGCTGGAGGCGATTTCATTATTCGGGGTCCGGCCGCCATGGATGAGATAGCTCTCTGGTAGGCCGTCGTAGGGGTCGAGCCGGCAGACAGCAGGGCAGCGTAGCGGGGGCAGGTAGCACGAGTCATTGGAGAAAGAAATGGCCCTCAGCTTTATCTCATTCTTTTTAAAGCGTACACCAAATACACCTGTTGGACACGAGCGCTTGGGCCATCCCTTCTGGCCAAACAAGAGAACTTCCCCATCGAGCTGTAGGAGGGAGCAGCCAGGCTGCAGGAGGCCTGCACAGTTCACTGGAGTCAGTGGCTGCAGACTCATGATCCAGCAGGTGCCTGAGtcaaaacaagaacacaaacagGGTCACTCAGCTGTTGTTTTCTCGTCGTGgaggtttaaatgttttacttcctgTTATTACACATGAACATCCCACATGTGcgtagaaataaaaacatcacacTATGATGTAATGTGGCAGTTTTTCCTCAGCTCGACTTGAAACTGATAGTGATATCTATATTGTCAATTTTGTATCAATATTATCAATGATGTAATGATACATCATAGTCACACCCATTTAAACACATGACAAACATTGAACCGATATTGACATGACTGAactgaacaaaacattttagctttgtgATTTGAGGGTTCActtcatgaacattttctatttaaaaacacaaatatgcacttttaaatttcacaaatttaaatcagaatactatgcaaaaaatacaaaacatttaaagtacttatacattacattattttactgcCAATAagcacattttgacaaaaaacaaaaaaaaaacactgaaagctTTTACTTATCAGCTTCTATTGtacaataattgtattttacttACCTCACAGGCAGTTGTGGGATCCAAAGTCACTTTTCGGACAATCTTAGACTTTCTTGAATGAAGCAATAAAGCTTAAGATCTCTTTGTGTAGCTGAACTGTGACAAAGGCAGAAAGTGGCAGAGTTTTTGAAGCTCCGTTGACTCACACACGCTATCACATCTTGAGGTTAACAGTCTGTGACTGCTCCTCACTGCCAGGTGTTCTGCTTGAATGCTTTGGGCAAGTTACTTCAGTGATATCTGTGACTTTAAGCTGcatataaaacctttttttttctttatttagtcgTGCATTAAACTCTTTCTATACTTGAGATGTTTGTTGATTAGATTGAAAACGTCCAGGAAAAAGATtgcattgaacatttttttgcacaaatgtatTTCTCTGTTGATAAAGAAAAGCAACTTTatgaataaacaataaaatgtcaaatgaaaaatttattttttggatgaCAATATATTTTAGTGTGGTTTTTGAGTCAggaggaaacaaataaaatgtgttttttccttttgtagTCCTCACGAAAGACTGAAttttgtgcgtttgtgtgtgaatTTTGTGAAATTGTGTGTGCTTTCTTGCCACACCATTCAAATACTAGCTCAGTACTttatgtgtggagtttgcatgatcTGTCCAGGCCCAGGTGCCTGGACAGGGACTCCAGACTCCTCCCACGTCTAGAAAACTTGctataggttaattggtgtaaacctggtaccagtaccctcaCCTGGTACTGGAGACAGTACTGGATGtagtaccagacgcagtactggaCCCGAATTGGTACCAATTGTGGTACCAGGCGCGAACCGGACGCAGTACCACATCTAAAACAGGCCCGGGTTAGGCtactggtactggaccagtCCACGTTCAATACCGCAACCAGTCTGTGGTCCTCGGGTCCACAGACTGTTAACCGCGAGTTGCGGACCCtcgattttatgaacagccagcacgtc includes these proteins:
- the rag1 gene encoding V(D)J recombination-activating protein 1 → MAGRSLETDGPRSAVPDELHPPHSEYSQWKFKLFRVKSMERAPLPSETQSELGATPAVSAPAVSDKETGFGEAPASVMKLCLGGKSKENVEGPGRRVDMKLQEMDTHMNHLRCLCRICGTALRKVKGPVHEVHGKLEETSKCALRKMGCKFTSWPQIILSVFKVDVTEDAESIHPLFFCHRCCMVAIRGGGVCSFTRTKIPEWKPHSSHCHLCYPKKISFQRTGRKRRKVIPRAQSLAKRSRWDHSDSVSLEKKGLSQYGERQGPVLRAWRKAGLQREQWVRSITHCQKEHLSTKLISEKLPVDFIISLTCLVCDHLLCDPVQSPCGHLFCRSCIMKLTHVLGPHCPACNFSCTPDDLIPPPKTFLSALHSLLLLCPSDGCDEEVRLDSIKAHCLSHKLENGANRQTLEFDNYLLANKGGRPRQHLLSLTRRAQKHRLRDLKTQVKEFADKEEGGDVKSVCLTLFLLALRSSNEHRQADELEAMMQGRGFGLSPAVCLAIRVNTFLSCSQYHKMYRTVKATSGRQIFQPLHTLRAAEKELLPGFHLFEWQPALKNVSTSCNVGIINGLSGWTSSVDDCPADTITRRFRYDVALVAALKDLEEDIMDGLRESGMEDSACTSGFSVLIKECCDGMGDVSEKHGGGPAVPEKAVRFSFTIMSISVQAEDGDEEVTVFTEPKPNSELSCKPLCLMFVDESDHETLTAILGPIVAERDSMKHSRLILSIGGLQRSFRFHFRGTGYDEKMVREMEGLEASGSTYVCTLCDSSRAEAAQNMVLHSITRSHDENLERYEIWRTNPYSESADELRDRVKGVSAKPFLETQPTLDALHCDIGNATEFYKIFQDEIGEVYKKVNPSREERRSWRAALDKQLRKSMKLKPIMRMNGNYARKLMTMEAVEVVCELVPSEERREALRELMKLYLQMKPVWRATCPAKECPDQLCRYSFNSQRFADLLSSTFKYRYNGKITNYLHKTLAHVPEIIERDGSIGAWASEGNESANKLFRRFRKMNARQSKAFELEDVLKHHWLYTSKFLQKFMEAHKDSAKAFQATIDPVETLDEATIDPVETLDEDMSLEVPDL
- the rag2 gene encoding V(D)J recombination-activating protein 2, with protein sequence MSLQPLTPVNCAGLLQPGCSLLQLDGEVLLFGQKGWPKRSCPTGVFGVRFKKNEIKLRAISFSNDSCYLPPLRCPAVCRLDPYDGLPESYLIHGGRTPNNEIASSLYLLTVDSRGCNRKLTLKCIEKELVGDVPGARYGHTMSMVQSRGKTACVLFGGRSYMPVGERTTESWNSVVDCPPQVFLFDLEFGCSSAHTLPELSDGQSFHLALSREDSVYFIGGHSLSSDSRPPRLYRLRVELLQGSPLLSCETLDTSLSISSAIITRTGPAHRYVILGGYQSDSQKRMECSAVVLDVKGIHFETLDPPKWTPDIIHSRTWFGGSSGEGRILLAVPTEGRPSQPDTHYFYHVSFQTDGEGQDEEGLQACSQESTDYDNSTPLEDSEELYFGREPHELEDSSDGEEDTYNEDDEEDESQTGYWIKCCLGCQVDPNTWEPYYSTELHRPAMIFCSRGEGGHWVHAQCMELSETLLVKLSQGNKKYFCLDHGGLPYQEMTPPRQTMPLKRTPMKVKDRKTLMIKMSPSKKRFFKRLF